From the Daucus carota subsp. sativus chromosome 8, DH1 v3.0, whole genome shotgun sequence genome, one window contains:
- the LOC135148470 gene encoding uncharacterized protein LOC135148470, with translation MSARRGGANNRNNRNNGSGGNNNNNNNNEGGNMLNQLAQTLATLVGNQQPAQRSIVSEFKRLNPPTFDGATDPAIVEKWIQEMEKAFELMGSNDGQKVTLAVYQLQGSAYDWWLMEQRRNEENADPMTWDRFKTALTDKYFPRTIRVQKERDFIRLEQGDRTVVEYEAEFARLSKYAPTLVADEISRARRLEEGLRENIRHAVANFELTTYEQVLNKALVVERGMVEALKKKDEETKKRSEPSGGFNGTGSSKKFNNRGTGGNANKGNQGGKLQCSRCGRNHLDKDCRWNTGACFSCGEMGHRVAECPKRDPTRDKDNGNKATLAALLGPNYGRVYQHEPKEN, from the coding sequence ATGAGTGCTCGACGTGGAGGTGCTAACAATCGCAACAACAGAAACAACGGAAGCGGTGgaaacaataacaataacaataataatgagGGTGGAAATATGTTGAACCAGCTCGCGCAAACCTTGGCAACACTCGTTGGGAATCAACAACCAGCTCAACGAAGTATTGTGTCAGAATTCAAGCGTTTGAACCCCCCAACATTTGATGGTGCAACTGACCCTGCTATTGTGGAAAAATGGATCCAAGAGATGGAAAAGGCATTTGAATTGATGGGAAGTAATGATGGGCAAAAGGTTACTTTAGCTGTGTATCAATTACAGGGCAGTGCATATGATTGGTGgctgatggagcaaaggaggAATGAGGAAAATGCTGATCCGATGAcatgggatagattcaagacgGCATTGACAGATAAATACTTTCCAAGAACTATTCGTGTGCAAAAAGAGAGGGATTTCATTAGGCTTGAGCAGGGAGATAGGACGGTAGTAGAGTATGAAGCAGAGTTTGCGAGGCTCTCCAAATATGCTCCTACCTTAGTTGCTGACGAGATCAGTCGGGCTAGAAGATTGGAGGAAGGACTTAGAGAAAATATTAGGCATGCTGTTGCAAATTTTGAGTTAACCACGTATGAGCAAGTACTTAACAAGGCATTAGTGGTTGAAAGGGGCATGGTCGAGGCATTAAAGAAGAAAGATGAAGAAACTAAGAAGCGAAGCGAGCCTTCAGGAGGATTTAATGGTACTGGATCGTCGAAGAAGTTTAACAATCGAGGAACGGGTGGAAATGCAAACAAAGGGAATCAAGGGGGAAAGCTTCAATGTTCAAGGTGTGGTCGTAATCACTTGGATAAGGACTGCCGATGGAACACAGGAGCATGTTTCAGTTGCGGTGAGATGGGACATAGAGTTGCTGAATGTCCAAAACGTGACCCAACCAGAGACAAAGACAATGGGAACAAAGCAACCTTAGCGGCTTTACTTGGTCCAAATTATGGGCGAGTATACCAACACGAACCGAAAGAAAATTAA